One Staphylococcus simiae genomic region harbors:
- a CDS encoding DoxX family protein: MLLRHLVNGFVGYNIMQSSLPKIKNDEGMAQQFKEGFNLSRNSMKLAGIFEFVGSIFLFASVFGKVGQKLAAIGAIMINIVMGTAIYHHFKAGHGFKGAKAASKFFGINVLSIVEVLLINNRK; this comes from the coding sequence ATGTTATTAAGACACTTAGTGAATGGGTTTGTAGGATATAATATTATGCAAAGTAGTCTACCAAAAATTAAAAACGATGAAGGTATGGCTCAACAATTTAAAGAAGGATTTAATTTATCAAGAAATTCCATGAAATTAGCAGGTATATTTGAATTCGTTGGTTCAATATTCTTATTTGCCTCAGTGTTTGGGAAAGTAGGACAAAAATTAGCGGCGATTGGTGCAATTATGATTAATATCGTTATGGGAACAGCGATTTATCATCATTTTAAAGCTGGGCATGGTTTTAAAGGTGCTAAAGCAGCTTCTAAATTCTTTGGTATTAATGTGCTTAGCATTGTAGAAGTATTGTTAATTAATAATAGAAAATAA